Genomic segment of Sphingopyxis lindanitolerans:
GTGTGATCCACGAACAGAATGCCGTGCTCGGCCGCGTCAACCGGCTGATGACGCCGCGCGTCGATGCGGTCGCGGTCGCCTATCGCCATATCCAGCGCTTTCCGGCCGGGCACGAGATGAAGCTGCATATCACCGGCAATCCGGTGCGCGATGCGATCGTCGATATCCGCGAGGATGGCTTTCCGCCACTGCCCGAGGACGGGATCTTCCGCCTGCTCGTCGTCGGCGGCAGCCTCGGCGCCACGGTGCTCAGCGACGTCGTTCCCGCCGCGATCGCGATGCTGCCGCGCGCGCTGCTCGACCGGCTTCAGGTCGTCCAGCAGGCGCGCGAGGATGACATGGAGGCGGTGCGCGCCAAATATGCCGAGCTTGGCGTCGCCGCCGAATGCGCGCCTTATATCGCCGATTTTCCCGAGCGGCTGCGCTGGGCGCATCTGGTGATCGCGCGCGCGGGCGCCTCGACCGTCGCCGAACTTGCCTGCGCCGGGCGGCCCGCGATCTTCGTTCCCTATCCGCACGCGATGGACGATCACCAGACCTATAATGTCGTCGACCTGGTCGAAGCGGGCGGGGCGATCGCGTTCCAGCAGCCCGATTTCACCGCCGCCGAAGTCGCCAAGCATATCCAACGCATGGCGCTCGAACCCGGCGCGCTCGAAGAAGCCGCCGAACGCGCCGCGGGCTGCGGACTGCCCGATGCGACGCGCGATCTTGCCGACCTGGTCGAATCTTTCGCCGCGCCGCCGATGATGGACGTGATCCGCGTCGGCTCGCCCGCGCGGTCCGCGACCGCCGGCAGCGTCGCCGCCACCCGGGCAGGAGGCGCCTGATGCGCGGCGTCGCGACCGATATCGGCATCATCCATTTCATCGGCATCGGCGGCATCGGCATGTCGGGCATCGCCGAGGTGATGCACAATCTCGGCTATCAGGTGCAGGGCAGCGACATCGCCGATAGCTATGTCGTCGAGGGCTTGCGCGGGCGCGGGATCAAGGTAGCGATCGGGCACGAGGCGGCGAATGTCGATGGCGTCGCGGTCGTCGTGACCTCGACCGCGGTCAAGCGCGGCAATCCCGAGGTCGAGGCCGCGCTCGCCAGCCGCGTTCCCGTCGTCCGCCGCGCCGAGATGCTCGCCGAACTGATGCGGCTCAAATCGACCGTCGCGGTCGCCGGGACCCACGGCAAGACGACGACGACCAGCCTCGTTGCGGCGCTGCTCGATGCCGGCGGGGTCGATCCGACCGTGATCAACGGCGGCATCATCAACAATTACGGCTCGAACGCGCGGCTCGGCGCGTCGGACTGGATGGTGGTCGAGGCCGATGAGAGCGACGGCAGCTTCCTTCGCCTCGACGGCACGATCGCGGTCGTCACCAACATCGATCCCGAACATCTCGACCATTATGGCAGCTTCGACGCGATCAAGGCCGCCTTCGTAGAGTTTATCGAGAATGTGCCCTTTTATGGCGCGGCGATGCTCTGCCTCGATCATCCCGAGGTGCAGGCGATCATCCCGCGCATCCGCGACCGCCGCATCGTCACCTATGGCTTTTCGGCGCAGGCCGACGTGCGCGGCACCAATGTGACCCCGGGCCCCGGCGGCAACCGCTTCGACGTCGTGGTGCGCTCGCCCGACGGCAGCAGCCGGACGATCGAGGGCATCCATTTGCCGATGTCGGGGCGCCACAATGTCCAGAATGCGCTCGCCGCGATCGCAGTGGCGCTGCACATGGGGGTTCCCGACGACAAGATCGCGTCGGGCTTCAACGGTTTCGCCGGGGTCAAGCGCCGCTTCACCAAGGTTGGAGAGATTGCGGCGGGGGAGGGCGTCGTCACCGTCATCGACGATTACGGCCATCATCCGGTCGAAATCCGCGCGGTGCTCGCCGCTGCGCGCGAGGGCGCGGGGACGGGGC
This window contains:
- the murG gene encoding undecaprenyldiphospho-muramoylpentapeptide beta-N-acetylglucosaminyltransferase, whose translation is MTATRHFLLAAGGTGGHMLPAYALAGELIARGHRVALVSDDRGLKIPGAPAEMDTHVLPAGRVSGGPLGWIKAALAIRKGRRQAIDLIRIFDPAVVVGFGGYPSLPSLLAAGSTKRPRVIHEQNAVLGRVNRLMTPRVDAVAVAYRHIQRFPAGHEMKLHITGNPVRDAIVDIREDGFPPLPEDGIFRLLVVGGSLGATVLSDVVPAAIAMLPRALLDRLQVVQQAREDDMEAVRAKYAELGVAAECAPYIADFPERLRWAHLVIARAGASTVAELACAGRPAIFVPYPHAMDDHQTYNVVDLVEAGGAIAFQQPDFTAAEVAKHIQRMALEPGALEEAAERAAGCGLPDATRDLADLVESFAAPPMMDVIRVGSPARSATAGSVAATRAGGA
- the murC gene encoding UDP-N-acetylmuramate--L-alanine ligase — translated: MRGVATDIGIIHFIGIGGIGMSGIAEVMHNLGYQVQGSDIADSYVVEGLRGRGIKVAIGHEAANVDGVAVVVTSTAVKRGNPEVEAALASRVPVVRRAEMLAELMRLKSTVAVAGTHGKTTTTSLVAALLDAGGVDPTVINGGIINNYGSNARLGASDWMVVEADESDGSFLRLDGTIAVVTNIDPEHLDHYGSFDAIKAAFVEFIENVPFYGAAMLCLDHPEVQAIIPRIRDRRIVTYGFSAQADVRGTNVTPGPGGNRFDVVVRSPDGSSRTIEGIHLPMSGRHNVQNALAAIAVALHMGVPDDKIASGFNGFAGVKRRFTKVGEIAAGEGVVTVIDDYGHHPVEIRAVLAAAREGAGTGRVVAVVQPHRFTRLRDHMDDFQQAFNDADMVLALPVYAAGESPIDGVSSDALVEGLRDRGHRHATTVADASALAATVAEAIAAGTIGAGDKIICLGAGDITKMAAGLANAVEGGK